A part of Helicobacter himalayensis genomic DNA contains:
- the gmd gene encoding GDP-mannose 4,6-dehydratase, with translation MKTALITGITGQDGAYLAEFLLKKGYEVHGIKRRSSLFNTDRIDHLYQDPHIAGRNFFLHYGDLTDSMNLTRLIADVQPDEIYNLAAMSHVAVSFETPEYTANADGIGTLRILEAVRLLGLTQKSRIYQASTSELYGLVQEIPQSEKTPFYPRSPYACAKLYAYWITINYREAYDIFASNGILFNHESPIRGETFVTRKITRAAAKIALGLQDKLYLGNLSAKRDWGHAKDYVRMMWLILQAQKAEDWVIATGVTTEVREFVKMAFNEVGIELEFRGEGVNEKGYVKACRGEFKLEIDKEVVSVDPRYFRPTEVDLLIGDATKAREKLGWIPEYDLNALVKDMMQSDLKLMQKDKYLRDGGYETFSYFE, from the coding sequence ATGAAAACTGCTTTAATCACAGGTATCACAGGGCAAGATGGCGCGTATTTGGCAGAATTTTTGCTAAAAAAAGGCTATGAAGTGCATGGCATCAAGCGCAGAAGCTCACTTTTTAACACTGACAGGATAGATCATCTCTATCAAGATCCGCATATCGCTGGGCGCAACTTTTTCCTGCATTATGGCGATTTAACAGATTCTATGAATCTTACGCGTCTGATTGCTGATGTGCAACCAGATGAAATTTATAATCTCGCAGCGATGAGCCATGTGGCAGTTTCTTTTGAAACGCCAGAATACACCGCAAACGCCGATGGCATAGGCACTTTAAGGATCTTGGAAGCTGTGCGCTTGCTTGGCTTAACCCAAAAAAGCAGAATTTATCAAGCCTCCACAAGTGAGCTTTATGGTTTGGTGCAAGAAATCCCGCAAAGCGAAAAAACACCTTTCTACCCACGCTCTCCTTATGCTTGCGCAAAGCTCTATGCGTATTGGATAACCATAAACTACCGCGAGGCGTATGATATTTTCGCAAGCAATGGAATCCTTTTCAACCACGAAAGCCCCATACGCGGTGAAACTTTCGTAACGCGTAAAATCACGCGCGCAGCGGCAAAAATCGCGCTTGGTTTGCAAGATAAGCTCTATCTTGGGAATCTTAGCGCAAAGCGCGACTGGGGGCACGCGAAAGATTATGTGCGTATGATGTGGCTTATTTTGCAAGCACAAAAGGCTGAGGATTGGGTGATTGCCACAGGTGTGACGACCGAAGTGCGTGAATTTGTCAAAATGGCGTTTAATGAAGTGGGGATAGAGCTGGAATTTCGCGGTGAAGGTGTGAATGAAAAAGGCTATGTAAAAGCGTGTCGTGGGGAGTTTAAGCTAGAAATTGACAAGGAAGTTGTAAGCGTAGATCCGCGCTATTTCCGTCCAACAGAGGTGGATTTACTCATTGGCGATGCGACAAAAGCGCGTGAGAAGCTAGGCTGGATTCCAGAATATGACTTAAACGCGCTTGTAAAAGATATGATGCAAAGCGATTTAAAACTTATGCAAAAAGACAAATACTTGCGCGATGGCGGTTATGAGACTTTCAGCTATTTTGAATAA
- the rfaE1 gene encoding D-glycero-beta-D-manno-heptose-7-phosphate kinase has protein sequence MFDLENKSPRILVVGDLMIDHYIWGDCNRISPEAPVQVVNVKSESNRFGGSCNVVNNLIALGAKVSVCGVVGEDSDGIWLVETLESLGVGIEHIFIDPSRPTTKKSRVVISNQQVLRVDRESSTPVDSTLLKKVREDLDFLLSGVDCVIISDYDKGLLNYDFTQHIISLARSENKPVLCDPKGVDYSKYRGATLLTPNKKEASLATNIPIVDDESLLQAGSALKKMCELSISLITLSEDGIGIIDKSLTKIPTYAQEVYDVTGAGDTVIAALGFALSSGLDIYKASEFANVAAAVVVGKVGSASATHIEIERYLHSHQNKESNKVFNKEQVKCALDSLKSTNKESKIVFTNGCFDILHRGHIQYLRQARALGDVLIVGLNSDASVSALKGADRPINPQDDRAFLLANLECVDFVVIFDEETPKELIRFLAPDILVKGADYEGKELAGSEYVKEVKLLPFVEGKSSTKIIEKIKGANK, from the coding sequence ATGTTTGATTTAGAAAACAAAAGCCCGAGAATCCTTGTAGTTGGTGATTTGATGATTGATCACTACATTTGGGGAGATTGCAACAGAATCTCCCCCGAAGCACCCGTGCAAGTCGTCAATGTAAAGAGTGAAAGCAACCGATTTGGTGGCTCGTGCAATGTCGTAAATAATCTCATCGCACTTGGAGCAAAAGTAAGCGTTTGTGGCGTAGTGGGCGAAGATAGTGATGGAATATGGCTTGTGGAAACGTTAGAATCTCTAGGCGTTGGGATTGAGCATATTTTCATCGATCCCTCTCGCCCCACGACTAAAAAATCGCGCGTGGTGATTTCAAATCAGCAAGTCTTGCGCGTAGATAGAGAATCTAGCACGCCGGTAGATTCTACACTACTAAAAAAAGTGCGCGAGGATTTGGATTTTCTGCTTAGTGGCGTTGATTGTGTGATAATTTCAGATTATGACAAAGGCTTATTAAATTACGATTTCACCCAACATATCATTAGCCTTGCACGCAGTGAAAATAAGCCCGTGCTGTGCGATCCTAAGGGTGTGGATTATTCTAAATATCGTGGTGCGACGCTTCTAACGCCTAACAAAAAAGAAGCTAGCCTCGCGACAAATATCCCAATTGTCGATGATGAAAGCCTCTTGCAAGCAGGAAGCGCACTCAAAAAAATGTGCGAACTCTCCATTTCGCTTATTACGCTAAGTGAAGATGGTATAGGCATTATCGACAAAAGCCTTACAAAAATCCCAACCTACGCGCAAGAAGTCTATGATGTCACAGGTGCGGGCGATACCGTCATCGCGGCACTTGGTTTTGCGCTAAGTAGCGGGTTAGATATTTACAAAGCAAGTGAGTTTGCTAATGTCGCTGCAGCAGTGGTGGTAGGCAAAGTCGGAAGCGCGAGTGCCACGCATATAGAAATCGAGCGCTACTTGCACTCACACCAAAACAAAGAATCAAACAAGGTTTTTAACAAAGAGCAAGTCAAATGCGCGCTGGATTCTCTAAAAAGCACAAATAAAGAATCTAAAATCGTTTTCACCAATGGCTGTTTTGATATTCTACACCGCGGACATATACAATATCTGCGCCAAGCGCGAGCACTGGGCGATGTGCTAATAGTCGGGCTTAATAGCGATGCGTCGGTCTCCGCCCTTAAAGGTGCAGATCGCCCAATTAATCCGCAAGATGACCGCGCCTTTTTGCTTGCAAATCTAGAATGTGTGGATTTTGTAGTGATTTTTGATGAAGAGACACCAAAAGAGCTTATTAGATTCCTAGCTCCAGATATTTTAGTAAAAGGCGCAGATTATGAAGGTAAAGAGCTTGCTGGGAGCGAATATGTAAAGGAAGTAAAACTGCTTCCATTTGTGGAGGGCAAATCCAGCACAAAAATCATTGAAAAAATCAAAGGAGCAAACAAATGA
- the gmhA gene encoding D-sedoheptulose 7-phosphate isomerase — MKNFIQAEFLNHIDVSTNSLKRMLDSIESSANLLKECLKNGNKILICGNGGSAADSQHFAAELTGRYKKERKALPAIALSVDTSALTAIGNDYGYEFTFSRQVQALAHKGDIVFGISTSGNSKNVINAFNVAKSLGCKIIGLSGRDGGAMDKLCDVNMIVPSEDTARIQEVHILAIHILCDIIEREAME; from the coding sequence ATGAAAAACTTTATCCAAGCGGAATTCTTAAACCATATCGATGTCAGCACAAACTCGCTTAAGCGTATGTTAGATTCCATAGAATCTAGCGCAAATCTCCTCAAAGAATGTCTCAAAAATGGCAATAAGATTCTTATCTGTGGAAATGGCGGGAGCGCAGCAGATTCTCAACATTTCGCCGCGGAACTCACAGGTAGATATAAAAAAGAGCGCAAAGCACTCCCAGCAATCGCGCTAAGCGTGGATACTTCCGCACTCACTGCCATAGGAAACGACTACGGCTATGAATTTACTTTCTCGCGCCAAGTCCAAGCCCTCGCGCACAAAGGCGATATTGTCTTTGGAATCTCCACAAGCGGGAATTCTAAAAATGTCATCAACGCTTTCAATGTTGCCAAATCGCTAGGGTGCAAAATCATCGGCTTAAGCGGGCGCGATGGTGGAGCGATGGACAAACTCTGCGATGTTAATATGATCGTCCCAAGCGAAGATACCGCGAGAATCCAAGAAGTGCATATTTTGGCAATCCACATTTTATGCGACATTATCGAGCGCGAGGCAATGGAATAA
- a CDS encoding FkbM family methyltransferase encodes MLQGGGELEFYVFEEGAYNTFDANLAKQYQNYSKLIKQVIVPILPLHTILDTHLPKNQQISFFSIDCEGLDLQVLRSNNFEKYRPKIIVVEIGSKNLEDILHCETTQFLQSQGYELFQKLHISIFYKDTKAKL; translated from the coding sequence ATGCTACAAGGGGGGGGGGAATTAGAGTTTTATGTGTTTGAAGAAGGCGCATACAATACCTTTGATGCGAATCTAGCAAAACAATATCAGAATTACTCAAAACTCATAAAACAAGTTATTGTTCCTATTTTACCACTTCACACAATCCTAGATACCCATCTTCCTAAAAATCAGCAGATTAGTTTTTTTAGCATTGATTGCGAGGGTCTTGACTTGCAAGTTTTACGCTCGAATAATTTTGAAAAATATCGCCCAAAGATTATCGTAGTAGAGATAGGTTCAAAGAATCTAGAGGATATTTTGCATTGTGAAACCACGCAATTTTTGCAATCTCAAGGCTATGAATTGTTTCAAAAGCTTCATATTAGTATTTTTTACAAAGATACAAAAGCAAAACTTTAA
- the recR gene encoding recombination mediator RecR → MNTYKMGLKSYYLLLESLEQIPSLGKKSAQKIALSLSMENKFLALKLAHALEESAHNVRLCQKCFALSEGEICEICLDSERANGELCIVAHQKDIFTLEAMNEFSGRYFVLNSHLEMKDIDFSILKKRVVEECIEEVIFALSPTLANEAVMLFVEDKLEDLPCKLKFSKIAQGVPTGIGLDSIDQLSLSRAFFSRVKV, encoded by the coding sequence ATGAATACCTACAAAATGGGCTTGAAATCTTATTACTTGCTTTTGGAATCTTTGGAACAAATCCCTTCTCTTGGAAAAAAAAGTGCGCAAAAAATCGCTCTTTCTTTGAGTATGGAAAACAAGTTTTTGGCGCTCAAGCTCGCGCATGCGCTTGAAGAGAGCGCGCATAATGTGCGTTTGTGTCAGAAATGTTTTGCACTTAGCGAGGGTGAGATTTGCGAGATTTGTTTAGATTCTGAACGCGCAAATGGCGAGCTTTGCATTGTCGCGCATCAAAAGGATATTTTTACGCTTGAGGCGATGAATGAGTTTAGCGGACGCTATTTTGTGCTAAATTCCCATTTAGAGATGAAAGATATTGATTTTAGTATTCTTAAAAAGCGCGTGGTGGAGGAGTGCATAGAGGAGGTGATTTTCGCGCTTTCGCCAACTTTGGCAAATGAAGCGGTGATGCTTTTTGTGGAGGATAAGTTAGAGGATTTGCCATGCAAGCTAAAGTTTAGCAAAATTGCTCAAGGCGTGCCAACGGGTATTGGGCTAGATTCTATTGACCAGCTCTCACTTTCACGCGCATTTTTTTCAAGGGTGAAGGTGTAG
- a CDS encoding thiamine pyrophosphate-dependent enzyme: MVKEFKNLKQFSKSAEKFEGAHLLCPGCAHGMIVREVLNAAEGPIVLGNSTGCLEVSTAVYPYTSWDVPWIHIGFENGSTAVAGAESMYKALARKGRYKGEKPKFVAFGGDGATYDIGFQWISGCFERGHDMTYICLDNEVYANTGGQRSGSTPIGSSTSTTPAGSVSYGKKEKKKDLLMIMAAHGSPYVAQVAPNKWKDMNKKIKTALETEGPTFINAMSACTTEWRFDSNKTIEVSDLAVDSLVFPLFEIIDGVKVNITYRPKNIVPVRDYLGAQGRFKHLFKPENEHIIEQFQKDVDARWEYLQRREEAGI; the protein is encoded by the coding sequence ATGGTAAAAGAATTTAAGAATCTCAAGCAATTTTCAAAATCTGCTGAAAAATTTGAGGGCGCACATCTTTTGTGTCCGGGCTGTGCGCACGGAATGATTGTGCGTGAAGTGCTAAATGCAGCTGAAGGACCAATTGTGTTAGGGAACTCTACGGGTTGTTTGGAGGTTTCAACCGCGGTGTATCCTTACACAAGCTGGGACGTGCCTTGGATTCACATAGGGTTTGAAAATGGCTCAACAGCTGTGGCAGGTGCAGAATCTATGTATAAAGCCCTTGCGAGAAAAGGACGCTACAAAGGCGAGAAGCCTAAATTCGTGGCATTTGGCGGTGATGGCGCGACTTATGATATTGGCTTTCAATGGATTAGCGGGTGCTTTGAGCGCGGGCACGATATGACTTACATTTGCCTTGATAATGAAGTCTATGCTAACACAGGTGGGCAACGCAGTGGCTCTACGCCCATTGGCTCAAGCACTTCTACCACGCCAGCGGGAAGTGTGAGCTATGGGAAAAAGGAGAAAAAGAAAGATTTGCTTATGATTATGGCGGCACATGGAAGCCCATATGTTGCGCAAGTAGCACCAAATAAATGGAAAGATATGAATAAAAAAATCAAAACTGCACTAGAAACAGAGGGACCGACTTTCATCAACGCGATGAGTGCATGCACGACTGAATGGCGCTTTGATTCTAACAAAACCATTGAGGTGAGTGATTTGGCAGTAGATTCTCTTGTGTTTCCACTTTTTGAAATTATCGATGGTGTGAAAGTCAATATCACTTATCGCCCAAAAAATATCGTGCCTGTGCGAGATTATCTAGGTGCGCAAGGACGCTTTAAGCATCTTTTCAAGCCTGAAAATGAGCATATCATTGAGCAATTTCAAAAAGATGTTGATGCACGATGGGAATATCTCCAACGTCGCGAAGAGGCAGGAATCTAA
- a CDS encoding 2-oxoacid:ferredoxin oxidoreductase subunit alpha: MPKVFELHEIEVWDGNMAASHAMRQAQIDVVAAYPITPSTPIVQNYGSFAGNGYIEGEFVMVESEHAAMSACVGAAAAGGRVATATSSQGFAFMVEVLYQASGMRLPIVLNLVNRALASPLNVNGDHSDMYLSRDTGWINLCTYNPQEAYDFNLMAFKIAEDLRVRVPVIVNQDGFICSHTAQSVRPLSDEVAYKFIGEYKVKNAMLDFSKPITYGAQTEEDWHFEHKSQLHNAIMQATSVIEEVFAEFKKLTGREYKLVETYDMQDAEVAIFALGTSVESARMAAKNARKRGIKAGVVSLRTLRPFPYKEIGEVLKNLKAVAFLDRSLPAGAMGMLFNECVSAMYGAGGKAIASNYIYGLGGRDLTQAHLQDIYTELDSNAKAGKLTHATQQFIGLRGPKLSFC; the protein is encoded by the coding sequence ATGCCAAAAGTTTTTGAACTTCACGAAATCGAAGTGTGGGATGGCAATATGGCTGCAAGCCACGCAATGCGTCAAGCACAAATTGATGTGGTCGCTGCCTATCCCATTACGCCTTCAACACCTATCGTGCAAAATTATGGCAGTTTTGCAGGAAATGGCTACATTGAAGGGGAATTTGTTATGGTGGAATCCGAGCACGCTGCGATGAGTGCGTGTGTGGGTGCTGCTGCGGCTGGTGGGCGCGTGGCTACTGCGACAAGTTCGCAGGGCTTTGCCTTTATGGTGGAGGTGCTGTATCAAGCTTCTGGTATGCGCTTGCCAATTGTGCTAAACCTCGTAAATCGCGCGCTTGCAAGCCCACTCAATGTAAATGGCGATCATTCTGATATGTATCTAAGTCGCGATACAGGCTGGATAAATCTCTGTACTTATAATCCGCAAGAAGCGTATGATTTTAACCTTATGGCATTTAAAATTGCTGAGGATTTGCGCGTGCGCGTGCCTGTGATTGTCAATCAAGATGGCTTTATCTGCTCACACACCGCGCAGAGTGTGCGCCCACTAAGTGATGAAGTGGCGTATAAATTTATCGGTGAGTATAAAGTTAAAAATGCGATGCTTGATTTTTCAAAACCTATCACCTATGGCGCGCAAACTGAGGAAGATTGGCATTTCGAGCATAAATCACAATTGCACAATGCCATTATGCAGGCTACTAGTGTGATAGAAGAAGTTTTTGCAGAATTTAAAAAGCTTACAGGTAGGGAATATAAGCTTGTTGAAACATATGATATGCAAGATGCGGAAGTGGCGATTTTCGCACTTGGCACAAGTGTGGAATCTGCGCGTATGGCAGCAAAAAACGCCCGCAAAAGGGGTATTAAAGCGGGTGTAGTTTCATTGCGCACTTTACGTCCATTCCCTTATAAAGAAATAGGTGAGGTGCTGAAAAACCTTAAGGCTGTGGCGTTTTTAGATAGGAGTTTGCCAGCAGGTGCAATGGGAATGCTATTTAATGAATGTGTAAGCGCAATGTATGGCGCGGGTGGAAAGGCGATTGCATCAAATTATATTTATGGTTTGGGTGGGCGCGATTTGACGCAGGCGCATTTGCAAGATATCTACACTGAGCTAGATTCTAACGCAAAGGCTGGTAAGCTCACGCACGCTACACAGCAATTTATCGGGCTTCGTGGTCCAAAACTTAGCTTTTGCTAG
- a CDS encoding 4Fe-4S dicluster-binding protein, producing MIKDNRGWDELEIGSALFPFDANAQTQVEEHNDKRAYRNDSSYTASVAHWRVDKPVHNSEVCINCFNCWVYCPDSAILARDEKLAGVDYTHCKGCGVCVEVCPTNPKSLLMFSDHQSNESALANWPKKQEKNKQQ from the coding sequence ATGATAAAAGACAACAGAGGGTGGGACGAATTAGAGATTGGCTCGGCATTGTTCCCTTTTGATGCGAATGCGCAAACGCAGGTTGAGGAGCACAACGACAAGCGCGCTTATCGCAATGATAGCTCTTATACTGCGAGTGTGGCGCATTGGCGCGTGGATAAGCCCGTGCATAATAGCGAAGTGTGCATTAACTGCTTTAATTGCTGGGTATATTGTCCAGATTCTGCGATTTTAGCACGTGATGAAAAGCTTGCAGGAGTGGATTATACTCATTGTAAAGGCTGTGGTGTGTGCGTGGAAGTTTGCCCCACAAATCCGAAGTCTTTGCTTATGTTTAGCGATCATCAAAGTAATGAATCTGCGCTTGCAAATTGGCCAAAAAAACAAGAAAAAAATAAACAACAATAA
- a CDS encoding pyruvate flavodoxin oxidoreductase subunit gamma, with amino-acid sequence MLEIRWHSRAGQGAVTGAKGLADVIAGTGKEVQAFAFYGSAKRGAAMSAYNRIDSEPILNHEKFMNPDYVLVIDPGLTFITDICANEKPETKYIITTHLSKEELIAKKPDLAGKEVYVLDCIQISLQELGKPIPNAPMLGALMKVSGLLDLEFFLQAFTKILGKKLPQKVIDGNVNAIRRAYNEVH; translated from the coding sequence ATGCTAGAGATACGATGGCATTCACGCGCTGGACAAGGTGCTGTGACAGGCGCTAAAGGCTTAGCAGATGTGATTGCAGGCACGGGTAAGGAAGTGCAGGCGTTTGCTTTTTATGGTTCGGCAAAAAGGGGTGCGGCGATGAGCGCATATAATCGCATAGATTCTGAACCAATCCTAAACCACGAGAAGTTTATGAATCCCGATTATGTGTTGGTGATTGACCCCGGGCTTACTTTCATCACTGATATTTGTGCGAATGAAAAGCCAGAGACTAAATACATCATCACCACGCATTTAAGCAAAGAGGAGCTTATCGCTAAAAAACCAGATTTAGCAGGCAAGGAAGTGTATGTTTTAGATTGTATTCAAATTTCGCTTCAAGAGCTTGGCAAACCTATTCCAAATGCACCTATGCTTGGGGCTTTGATGAAGGTTTCTGGGTTGCTTGATTTAGAATTTTTCTTGCAAGCTTTTACGAAGATTCTAGGAAAAAAACTTCCGCAAAAAGTCATTGATGGTAATGTCAATGCTATTAGACGCGCTTATAATGAAGTGCATTAG
- a CDS encoding CCA tRNA nucleotidyltransferase yields the protein MTKNPPSNNPHNPRLIKLKRTPQIPRNTEKILHTLRLHGFSAFVIGGCVRDCLLHKRPKDWDIATNATPKQICKIFANHRDFFSLEIGAQFGCIGLVEKKSKKMIEVTTFRFEREYQGFRKPQDVIFGNALSEDVQRRDFRINALAFDENLRVMDYVGGLQDLKRRQIACIGEPKERLSEDSLRILRALRFCACLGFTIHAHTRDALFACAPLMLHLSSERIKSELDKLLLGENSHKVLVEFDRIFKIIFLDFCKLTQNHLSSQLKDSLLFNPRALALLPRLPKKLELRWVALLYAFAMAQNISQKQAHENAKQILSALKSPKKFSEEVLSLFSAFLHFCTLQTSHSKALSDIKLKRIFCTLKRESLESFFTLVRAKEPKFKRESLRALSAVLNVKELKINGNDIKSLGISDGAHIGRILCRLLESVLKNEVPNTHNALLQRAKILKEIL from the coding sequence TTGACAAAAAATCCACCTAGCAATAATCCACACAATCCGCGTTTGATAAAGCTTAAGCGCACTCCACAAATCCCACGTAATACAGAAAAAATCCTCCATACCTTGCGCTTGCACGGCTTTAGCGCGTTTGTGATTGGCGGGTGCGTGCGTGATTGTCTCTTGCATAAGCGTCCAAAAGATTGGGATATTGCCACAAACGCCACGCCCAAACAAATTTGCAAGATTTTTGCTAATCACAGGGATTTTTTTAGCCTAGAAATTGGTGCGCAATTTGGTTGCATTGGACTTGTGGAAAAAAAAAGCAAAAAAATGATTGAGGTTACGACTTTCCGCTTTGAGCGAGAGTATCAGGGATTCCGCAAGCCACAAGATGTGATTTTTGGCAATGCTTTGAGCGAAGATGTGCAAAGACGCGATTTTAGGATAAATGCACTCGCCTTTGATGAAAATCTTCGTGTAATGGATTATGTGGGCGGATTACAGGATTTAAAAAGGCGTCAAATTGCTTGTATCGGCGAGCCAAAGGAACGCTTGAGCGAAGATAGTTTGAGAATCTTGCGTGCCTTGCGCTTTTGTGCGTGTTTAGGATTCACAATCCACGCACACACAAGAGACGCGCTTTTTGCTTGCGCGCCTTTAATGTTGCATTTAAGCAGTGAGCGCATAAAATCCGAACTTGACAAGCTCTTATTGGGTGAAAATTCTCACAAAGTGTTGGTGGAGTTTGATAGGATTTTTAAGATTATTTTTTTGGATTTTTGCAAGCTCACACAGAACCATCTTTCAAGCCAGTTAAAAGATTCTCTGCTTTTTAATCCACGCGCACTTGCCCTTTTACCACGTTTACCAAAAAAGCTAGAACTCCGCTGGGTAGCCTTGCTCTATGCATTTGCAATGGCGCAAAATATCTCACAAAAACAAGCGCACGAAAATGCCAAACAAATCTTAAGCGCGCTGAAAAGCCCAAAAAAATTTAGCGAGGAAGTTTTAAGCCTTTTTAGCGCATTTTTGCACTTTTGCACACTCCAAACAAGCCACAGCAAAGCGCTTTCAGACATCAAACTCAAACGCATTTTTTGCACCTTAAAGCGCGAAAGTTTAGAATCTTTCTTTACACTTGTGCGCGCCAAAGAGCCAAAGTTCAAAAGAGAATCTTTGCGTGCTTTAAGCGCAGTGCTAAATGTAAAAGAACTAAAAATTAATGGGAACGATATAAAATCCCTTGGTATAAGCGATGGTGCGCACATTGGCAGGATTCTTTGTCGGCTTTTAGAATCCGTGCTAAAAAATGAAGTGCCAAACACACACAACGCCTTATTGCAGCGCGCAAAAATCCTAAAGGAAATTTTATGA
- a CDS encoding excinuclease ABC subunit UvrC: MNLSLSTLPESAGVYQYFDKDDKLLYVGKAKNLKKRIKSYFAKNANLSQRIAIMVSQIARIHTLVTPNEQDALILENSLIKSLKPKYNILLRDDKTYPYIFIDKNKDFLTLEITRSVINKKNILYFGPFSFGARDLVDGILETTPLVQKKSCLQGKKACLFYQIKRCLAPCEGKISKQEYEKILNSALELLENKKKLIKLLESKMQIFAQNYAYEEAARLRDRISKISQMQKHSVIDLAQSCDMDIFVFATRAQKTQIQTKAQKGAMQKGVLMKLFVRNGRISSSDFVLLHISALDMVDSDSLKSAQSPRTQSTESSTTNHNLCSLYTQVLLNHYKAHTPLLPDSILLPANITLEGKDELERILQERLGKKIEILQPKKGKKLELINLARKNALELLHLHTNEENIQESRLLEQIATLFGLDEIPYRIEVFDTSHHSGAQCVGAMVVYENGEFRKDSYRQYNLSGSDEYAQMSELLTRRALDFENNPAPNLWLLDGGKAQLKLARQILESSGTQVDTLAISKHKLNGRAHRAKGSAQDILHAVQKSTQEPKEFKLSPNDKSLQFLQKLRDEAHRFAITFHRAQKNKNLTKLKTLTQMRALTPAQVDKLLRIYGEVRVIEKLSNEEITNALRKRG; encoded by the coding sequence ATGAATCTCTCCCTCTCCACCCTGCCAGAAAGTGCTGGTGTGTATCAGTATTTTGACAAAGATGACAAACTACTCTATGTTGGCAAGGCAAAAAATCTCAAAAAGCGCATTAAAAGCTACTTTGCCAAAAATGCCAACCTAAGCCAGCGCATAGCCATTATGGTATCTCAAATCGCACGTATCCACACGCTTGTAACGCCAAATGAACAAGATGCGTTGATTTTAGAAAACTCGCTTATTAAAAGCCTCAAGCCAAAATACAATATTTTGCTGCGCGATGACAAGACTTATCCTTATATTTTTATTGATAAAAATAAAGACTTCCTAACGCTTGAAATAACGCGCAGTGTGATAAACAAAAAGAATATTTTGTATTTTGGTCCTTTTAGTTTTGGTGCGCGCGACTTGGTTGATGGGATTTTAGAAACCACACCTTTAGTGCAGAAAAAATCCTGTCTTCAAGGTAAAAAAGCCTGTCTTTTTTATCAAATCAAACGTTGTCTTGCGCCGTGTGAAGGCAAAATAAGCAAGCAAGAATATGAAAAGATTCTCAATTCCGCACTAGAACTTTTAGAAAACAAAAAAAAGCTTATCAAACTTTTAGAATCTAAAATGCAAATTTTTGCGCAAAACTACGCTTACGAAGAGGCGGCGCGCTTGAGAGATAGAATCTCCAAAATCTCACAAATGCAAAAGCACTCTGTGATTGACTTGGCGCAGTCTTGCGATATGGATATTTTTGTCTTTGCTACGCGCGCGCAAAAAACACAAATCCAAACAAAAGCGCAAAAAGGTGCGATGCAAAAAGGCGTGTTGATGAAGCTATTTGTGCGAAATGGGCGCATAAGCTCGAGTGATTTTGTCTTGCTTCATATTAGCGCACTTGATATGGTGGATTCAGATTCTCTAAAATCCGCGCAATCCCCCCGCACGCAATCCACAGAATCTAGCACGACAAATCACAATCTTTGCTCGCTTTACACACAAGTCCTACTTAATCACTACAAGGCGCACACACCACTTTTGCCAGATTCTATCCTTTTGCCCGCAAATATCACACTTGAGGGCAAAGATGAGCTAGAGCGCATTTTACAAGAGCGTTTGGGTAAAAAAATCGAGATTTTACAACCCAAAAAAGGCAAAAAATTAGAGCTTATCAACCTTGCGCGCAAAAATGCCCTAGAGCTTTTGCATCTGCATACAAATGAGGAAAATATCCAAGAATCTAGACTTTTGGAACAAATCGCTACGCTTTTTGGGCTTGATGAGATTCCTTACAGAATCGAGGTTTTTGACACTTCGCACCACAGCGGGGCGCAGTGCGTGGGTGCTATGGTGGTGTATGAAAATGGAGAGTTTAGAAAGGATTCTTATCGGCAGTATAATTTAAGTGGAAGTGATGAATACGCGCAAATGAGCGAGCTTCTAACGCGCCGTGCGCTAGATTTTGAAAATAATCCCGCGCCAAATCTCTGGCTTCTTGATGGGGGCAAGGCGCAACTCAAACTCGCGCGCCAAATTCTAGAATCTAGTGGCACACAAGTCGATACACTCGCTATCTCAAAGCATAAGCTCAATGGACGCGCACACCGCGCAAAAGGAAGCGCACAAGATATTTTGCACGCAGTGCAAAAAAGCACGCAAGAGCCAAAAGAATTCAAGCTTTCCCCAAATGATAAAAGCTTGCAGTTTTTGCAAAAACTACGCGATGAGGCACACCGCTTTGCTATTACTTTCCATAGGGCGCAGAAAAATAAAAATCTCACAAAGCTCAAAACGCTCACCCAAATGCGCGCACTTACACCCGCCCAAGTGGATAAATTACTTAGAATCTATGGCGAAGTGCGCGTGATTGAAAAACTCTCAAATGAGGAAATCACAAACGCACTAAGAAAAAGAGGTTGA